The Erigeron canadensis isolate Cc75 chromosome 1, C_canadensis_v1, whole genome shotgun sequence genome segment CTGTACGCAGTCTGGAGATCGGAATTCCACTCAGTATACAGCAATACAAGGTCTTTAATTATCTTAAGAGACTTCCGTTTTAGAATCATATACACGAGATTAATATGTCTTCTTCTGATAGTTGCTTACACCATCAGTTTTGATTGGTCGGTTGGTCAATGCTCACCAACATCTGCTGGCACTCAGGATATCAGATTACCTTGGAATGAACCAAGTAAGTTCTGTTTCCACTTACATTTggaaattattatattattagccGATAAAACCAAGTTCTTTGTCTTTGATACAGGAAGTGGTTATCATGCACTGGGCTTGTTCAAAAATAACAGTATCATCAGCTATACCTGATGCTACTCTCCTTGAAATTTTACTAGATAAGGTGTGAATAGTTTTgcaaatatgtatttttaatgcatctgccataattagttttattaattCTAACGCCTTTTGGTTGGGGGATACAGTTAAAACTGTCCAGAAGCATTTCTTATGCTGCAGTTGCTGCTCATGCAGATCAGACTGGTCGTCGAAAATTAGCTGCTATGCTAGTTGAACATGAGCCTCTTTCCTCAAAGCAGGTAGGTTTCTTTTGCTGGCATTGACCTTGTTGTTTAcagtgaatatatataaaatttacgCAAGATCCATTAATCATCAATATGATATGGTTGTAGGTTCCTCTATTATTAGGCATAGGGGAAGAAGATACGGCCCTGACAAAGGCAACTGAAAGTGGTGATACCGATCTTGTCTATCTTGTTTTATTTCACATATGGCAGAAGGTATTGCTCAATACACTGGAGGTGGCAGTTTTCAATCACTTACATATGAATGTGACAGTTTCCGTTATAATTTTTACTCTAATAGGTCAAACGAGTATTGAAAAACTTAGCTTAAAGTGAAACTCGTCAAATGAATTGAACATGCCAAATGGGCTGAAATTATTTTTAACGTATGAAACCCCATAAGTCACTTAATTCCAAAAGCTAAATTGTCATTGAAATAATATAAGTTTCGCATTCACACCTGACACCCCGATCACATGtaaatacttatatattgtGGGCAAATAAGTGTTTTAGGTCAACCCGACCTCATCCGATCAGTATAAATCCATCTTTACCTTTTACCCAACCTATCCATACTGCCACTTCTGCTTGGTACCTCAATATGATCTTGTATTGAATAAAGGCAAACTACTGAAACTCTGAAAGTCACCTTATGTTGATTTGTcagtttaatttggtttttgatttgtaTAGAGACCCGCACTGGAGTTATTTGGAATGATACAAGCTAGACCACTTGCACGTGACTTATTTATACGCTATACAAGGTGATGCAAAATGGCttaagttttttagttttatccATATGAATCTTATATTGTATGATGATTTGAACATTTGCGTCCTTGCAGGTGCTATAAGCATGAGTTTTTGAAGGATTTCTTTCTATCTACTGGTCAGCTTCATGTAAGCCTGTATCCACAATTCTGAACTTTTGATGTTTTATCCTTCCCCATCGCATGCAAATATATAGCAAATGTTTTATCACTGCTCACAGTTTCTTAATATAGTGGTACCTATTGTTGCAGGATGTTGCCTATTTATTGTGGAAGGAGTCCTGGGAAATAGCAAAGAATCCAATGGCAAGTAGAGGATCGCCACTTCATGGTCCACGTGTAAAACTCATTGAAAAAGCTCAAAATCTTTTTGCTGAGACAAAGGAGCATGTTTTTGAGTCAAAGGCTGCTGAAGAGCATGCAAGGTTGTTAAGGTATGGAACtctttgaaatttgaaaagcaCATATTTATTCTGATAAAAATACTATTACATGCTTTCGAAATTGAAAAGATTCTagtaatattttgtttatagatttCTTAGAATTGAGTCTGATTTACCTTTTTATTAGTAGTGCTACATTTAGAGTTTATATGCTGACCAATGACTCACTTTGTGCTTTTCTATTGTTTGACATTACTGATGAAATACAAAATGGCCATAAGTCCGTAACACTATTGTAACTGCAACGTCCGCAGTAAGTTGGGCCTTGTTCGACATATCTGCTCCAACTTGGGGAGTGCTAAAAAGAGATTAGCTTATTTCTTCAATTTATGTTCTATTATTAGGATTGCATGTCATATTTATCATTACACGGGTGATTAACTTTTCTCTATTTGAAAGAGGAGTACTTTTTATGATGTCATTTACATGGCCGGTGTGGCGGTGTCATTCTTTTTTACATTTCATACAGGATGCAGCATGAGCTAGAAGTAAGTACAAAGCAGCCAATATTTGTTGATTCAAGTATTAGTGATACAATCCGAACATGCATAGTATTGGGCAATCATCGGGCTGCTCTGAAAGTAAAAACAGAATTTAAGGTCGGAGATCACTATCTGAAATTTCTGACCGTTTGAATTGATTTAGGTGTCTCCATTAAAATTCTATACCCTTTCATGTTGCACCGTACTTATATCACTATTATTTAAAGTAGGTATCGGAGAAACGATGGTATTGGCTCAAAGTTTTTGCCTTGGCAACAATTAGAGATTGGGATGCCTTGGAAAAATTTTCAAAGGAGAAAAGGCCTCCAATTGGTATGTTTCCTACTTCATCTAGACTCCATTCTTTGTAGTTGTAataatataatgaaataaatagttaaatCTTTGTTTCCGGTGTGATTATTGATAGGTTTTAGACCATTTGTGGAGGCATGCATCGATGCTGATGAAAAAGGTGAGGCGGCGAAGTATATATCAAAGCTGACAGATGCTCGTGAAAAAGCAGAGGTATCAATTTATCTTTGATACTTGCATAGCATAAGactttacttttaatttgctcaatataaagttaataaaaattttgCTAAAAAATAACAGTTTGTTGaagtttgcaagtgattttttaatatatagatcaCTAGACCTCCTGAATCAATTTACCTGAAATTCAGGTTACGAGTGTCATAATatagtttttgtaatcatatttaatgCATTAGttgtataaacaaaatttagAAAGAACTGCTTCCAATTTCCGAATTGTTTTGGTAATCCAGACCCATACAAAAAGATTACCCTCCTGCATGTCACCCAATCATTTTACCATCTGTACTAGAACTGTGGCCCATAAAAGGCTTTGTTTGTGCAGGCTTATGCTCGAATAGGCATGGCAAAGGAGGCTGCAGACGCTGCATCACAGACTAAAGATGGAGAGTTGCTGGAGCGCCTCAAAAACACTTTACAACAAAATTCCACAGcatcatcaatttttgataCTCTCAGGGATCGACTCTCCTTCCCAGGTGTTTCCTAGTCTTAAGAGCTTTTTGACAGGCTGTCTTTTTTGTGGGTAATCAAAAGGTGAATAAAACCAAGTCTTTGTAAAAATTTGTTGTATAAACAAATTTCTTGTGATCTTCCCCTTTAGAGTGGTTTGAGAAATTTTCAGTTTGTAATTTGTGTCTAATTTATATTTTCGCTAGTAGTACATACAGCAACAGTAACTGATTTTGGATTGTGTTTGATATCCAAATTCGTAGATAAGACCCTTGAAGAGTTTGTAACTTTGTATCATCCTGAAGTTGTTGCCTTTTTGAAATGTAACTGATAATGGATTCTTGGAATCAATTCAGAGTAGACATCGAAATGTATATACCTTGGAGCTGTTAGACCGGAGCATCAAAGTCTGGTTCTATTTCGGCTTTCAAGATGGATTAGTACTTGAATCCCATTGATATACAACTTGCTTAATGTATGGAAAATATCGACCTAATCATAAGATAATGACAAATGTTAATATCAAgggataaatttttaaaaataataataattagagtCTACATGTCATAACATTATGGTTTTAAAAGAATGAGCGAGTCTTAGTTTTAATGTTAACGGTATAATAATGTTAATGCATAATTGTAATTAAGCTTACAAACTAACGAGCCTTCAATCGGAAGCACGTAGCTGACATTGTAAAATATTCGATCGAGAAATTCACGTTGTgctatataataattattaattaataaattaatataaataaaaaaaatgcgaGTTATAGATAACTAATATACATTGTTTAGTAActcataattttaataatttatataaatcatattttGAATGGTTTCTActattataaactaaaataataataataataataagttataaaaaataaaaaataataatttaaaaataaatttatcaacAGATATGTACATTAACTTTTTATTgacacaaaaataataaaataactatatttagacctatgtatatatattcatgaaaatataacttaatatataattttaatattttaaagaaaataaattattaacaatATGTTGGAAAACTTCAATTAATCAAGTGCTAGAAAATTTATACTCATTGAAAATTTAACTTAATGTATCTATCCTATAACCAAAGGAACAAGTTGTGTTACGCTTTAAAACTCTTGAAAGTATATTTTTCCCTCGTTTTTCTCttattcttttttactttttctattaccatctttatctttttacataaactttattattaataaattatctAAAGTCCAGTctattacattttataattactAAATCTATTTTTTATCGCTTAGttcttttatatgtatatatatctccGTAAAATTACtatcaatattatttttctataaatCTACTAAAAcaagttcatttttttaatatatgaaaaattttcaaattttagtaACTATCTAATACCTAAATATTCTAATCAttttttctaagaaaaaaacTACATTTTATGAAAAGTAAAACCGGCTCAAAGTATTGTGGTTTTAGTTTGagtaaagtttatttttatatacattttattgtgtttgaaatttttgatattcattttattatatctGTTTAAAAATGACAATCTTTCAAGTATAATCGTATAAGGTTTTTTTTcaacataataatttatttatcgatttattttgtttatgtaaTATAAACTAATCtgatatttaagtttttatgtgattttgattTACCATTTTCCTTTCACTAGAAGTTCAAATTATGCGTTTTACTTGATGTTTTTAAATATACACATACTGTCTGATTAAATGTAAATCTTTACATACATATAACTTTTATGtacatttttcttttactaAAGTTTTTCTTTAGattatttattagttatattatgtttgatttatctttttatgttttttaataataggtaatttttagttatataattgtttatacgttatcaatttatttagttagacgaaattttataatttatcataaaatcTTAGAACATATcgaaagaaaatatataagacATATGTTTTAAATCTATTCGGATAGGACCTAACCctattagttttaatattttaaggaaaaaagaatatattaataatatgctgaaaattttttaattattaaatgttagaaaatttatacgttaattaattgaaaaatgactaatcctcctaacaaaatagtctaaaaatcctcTAAAGTGTCACGTTGTATTCGTTAATTCTCTTTCCTTACCCGATTTTTCCATATCGGGGAATAGGCATTTTCCTCATTAATATATTAGTAATAATTATATTTCAAAGAAACTGTTTTTATCATTgtcaaatcaaaaaccctaataacGAGGGAAAAGGGTTTAAGCAAGAAAGAGCAGAGCTGAGCTTAGCTTagtacatatacatacatacaaactgAATGATAGATACAGTACATAATAGCATCAGCAAATTGAGGAGAAATGGAGAGAACAGCGGCAGCAAGCGCCATGGATTGGAGTATTCATCTTGACAAATCCTTGCGCCGCTCCAACAACAACCCTGGTCTGCTTGCTTTCcccctttctttttttctctattCTCTCTTTTtatctgtgtatatatatatatatataatatatatatatattacacacacacacaaacacacttaGATTActtaatttctttataatattatatgttCCAAATGTAAACCCCATTGAACACTCAAATGGGAAGCCAAGCCTAATGGATTATTAGTAGTTAGTCAAGTAATTAGAATCGGCTAATGTGTTACCCGAGGGTTGTTTCGTAGAATCTTAACGCCAACTGGATTACACCTGTGTTTAATTGTAAGTGGGTGCTTTGAAAACAGTGAAAGGGGATGAGCGTGACACcgtattttaaaagatatagtGCAAATGCACAAAAACTTATGGAATTGGatcatgttatttttgttttcattaggTCGATGACAACATGAAAGGATGATTAGAAAAGGTTAAGATCAGACCAAAATGAAAGGTTTTAGTGAGGATGTCAACTTGAGTGGGGGATCAGTTAGAATAGTAGCAGGATCATATTAGATTAGAGGCAACACTAGTTTGCAGGGCCATCCGTCGTATTAGAATAGAAACCACAGTGTCTGAAAGAAATTGATATTCTGGGTGAACTTCTAGTGAATTGGGTTTcttttgtggttttttttttctatttatatttttgttattatttttaagcttagttatgagtttattattgcatatgttcaaaatgatgatttacTATGATGTGTTCTCAGCAAAACGTATGGAAGCTATTAAAGTGGTTGGGACTAGACTGGAGTGGTGGAACAAGGAACCAGAACTTTCTATGGCTGAATTTGACATGTTTGGCTTAGTTCCTGGAGAAGACAAGTTATTTGCAAATGCCATTCTGTTACGACTGGCAGAAACATTCATGTCAGGTGATAAACACACCAAGCTTTCTGTTGTAAAGATTTTCCTGTCTGAATTGAAACACAGGAAAAGTGGAACTTCTAACAGGAAAAACAAAGGAATTTTGTCGAAGTATAAGGTAGAGAATCATTTGGAACTCTTGAGGAGAATAAAGTTGTGTTTTAACTCTGGTGATGAGGATGTTAAAGCACTGTCGTTAGTTCTTTTTGGTTGCTGGTCTGAGTTTTGTAAAGATAATGCCGAGATTCGTTATCTGATATTATCTAGTGTTGTATCATGCCATGTTTTGGAGGTAAGAATAAGATCATTGATTTTGCTATACCACGAATTTTTGGTGCCCTTTATATATCTTAAGTTAATACCTGGATGCGTGATTAACAGtttcattaatcttttattattaggTAAAGGCATCATTATTTGCTGCCGGATGCTTTTGTGAGTATTCAGATGATTTTGCTCGTGTGCTACTGGAGATGCTAGTAAATATGATATCATCGTCTGACATGCCAATTGCTGGCAGGCTAGCAGGAGCCCGTGCTTTTCCAAAGTTAGGATGCTCTTCAGCTTTATCTTGTAGAGCTTATGaggtttattattttttttccatctttatATTCCTTATTTGTTTTCCAAAGATTATTATGGGGTACATATGCACATTTACAtcgataagttttttttttatcatgcgTTTTTGACGATTGTGAACGAGTTATTAAATATAAACTCATATATTCTTGACGATAGTCCGTAATTCACAGTTAGCTTACTGCAGGAGGGGCGAAAACTGATTTTAGATTCTGTGGAAGATGAAATTGTGACGACTATGCTGATTTCACTATCGATAATTGCTTCCAGATCAGCACTTTTGATTCTAAGGCAGGTATTACTTTGTTCATCTTGTGACTTTACATGACTTCtaaaagggtaaatgggtgggaaccccctggtcccatgtaccatttTGGTACCCAGAGTGCACAACGCATAGAACTCATGCCCGGTAAGTCAACATTCTCATACAtgggatcacaagatatagtttctccacttgcctttggcaagTTTTGTACTTGTGACCTCTAGCCTTCATTTGTGGGCCCATGTGGTCACATGATGGCGGTACCACTGAGGTTTCACCCCGTTGGTCTTTACATGACTTCTAACTCAAATAAAAAATCCAAGTCAAGTTTAATATTGAatgtataaagtataaacatgAAATATGTGACTTAAATGCTAATTTACTTGATAAAGCTAATGTATATGTCATTCCCGTTTCAGGTAGATCTCCTCCTTCCATTTTTAAGTCAGGATAAGTCATTGTCACAACAAGCAACATCATTAAGATGTCTACATATTGTCTTATCAAGAAGTCGGTTTCGTTTTTCTCCTCCTACAGAGCTTATCATTGCAATGTTTAATATCTTAAATGTGGAACTCTCACCAGTGATGCAGCATGATGCTGTTCATATATTATATGAGGTTGGTATTGTACTTGAGTCTGCAAATACATCACTAGAGGCGGGAGTTTTAACCCTTTCACTCTTTCGGTTATGTGTAATCTCTAACATGTTAAATGGGTAAAAATAAGATGAAATTTAGCTTAGGAGCAATAAGTCAAATGGTTCAAACAGGCCGGGTGTTACTTGAATTGTATTTAAGTTTAATGCATAAAGCCTCCTAGATTATTTCATTCTAGAAGTTGAATAATTGATGAAATAATACTCTTAAATGTGTTTTGGCATCTTCACTTCTGCGctaatttatctattttacaTGTTGCATAACCCTGATCATTGTGCAACCTCTATATGTTGTCATCATCATAGtcattattaatgaaaataatggTAGTACTAATGATAATCATATAGTATTTGTTTCTTACGTATATGAGGATATTGGCAGATACTGATGTCCAAGATGTTAAGTTTCAATTGCTCAGAAATAAATGAATGTTTTACCAAGATATTAGCAGTTGCCGAGACTTTAATGCGATCTCCATCAATACCGAACAGACTCTTTGCCATGCATTTTCTAGCTGATATATCTGTGAAGTTCACAAGAAGAATAGACATGCCATATGACGGAGATGATAATTCTTTAGCATCCCAAGCAATCTTGTTTCTCTTGGAGCACCTCACTTTGCTGACAAACTCCGTTTTGAATCTTAATCAACCCAACATAGAATTGGAGCAAGAAATTTGGAGCTTATTCAAATTTACAAGTCTCCTGCTAAATCAATGCCCTAATCTTGGTGAATATACTCTAAATAAGCTCTATCTGTATATCAAATGCCTGCTGAATAATGATAATAGAACAATCGCATCAAAGCTGGTGGTTCGTGTTGCCAAAGTGGCTGCTTTGTGTCTAAAAAGCATGGTCAAAGGTGGAATTCTGAGTGGCCAAATTCAGAATGTCGCAAGGCTTCTGATTAAAGACGTATGTGAATGCAGCGATTTTGATTACTATGTGCACATTATCTATCATCTATTATTGCATCCTCTTCCTAGCTGCCATTACACACTACAAGAAACAGAGGAATGGAATTCTGATAATGGATATTTGATCAAGAATGAAATTCTTGCTCTTGAGAAAGCAAAGAAACTCGTGGAAGCAAAAGACTATTGGTCTGCTTACAAGGCTGGAAAATATGCGGTTTTTCAAGGAGCATGGTTCACAGCTGCTTTTATATTCGGAGAGTTAATAACGATGGTTCAGTCTGATTCCCTCCATCAATGGTTAACATCGTTGACCCTATATGCATATTCAGAAATGCAAATCGTGTATTGCTGTTTACCAAAACAGCGGTCAATTCTGTTAAGTTGGTTAGGAAATAATAGATCTGCTTTACAGATAATAGGGGTTTTAGGGGACATAGGTATAACAACCAATGACGAAATTGAAAAGCTTGATGGGGTGTGTAAAATTCTCCGGGTTTCAAAGGAAATGTTGTTGGCCAATTCTGTTACGCCATTCGCCCAGCATCACTTCCAGATTCAGTTTTTGTCTCTAAGGGCGAATGTTATGGAAATTGTAGTTCATGTCTTTAAGCTCCTGGGAACCATTACCTTTAGCAACAGGGACAACAGGCATTTGCATTATGGTGTCGAGTTGGTTAAACCACTCACACAACTATCGACCCGTTTGATGAAACTAGCACGAGAGTATGATCTAGTTGCCACATCATGTATTGGCATGGACCCCACGATTACGATGATCATTTCTGCACATGCTCTAAACTGTTCAGTTTTGGCCTTCATTACTggattttctcttttctttgcCAACCTAGATTCTGAAAATCTTAGTTCACAGAAAGTACAGAGTAACTTCCATAATATGCTTATACATGATCTAGTAGCTCGACTTTGGCTTACAGACGAGGAGAGTAGCAAAGAGCTTGTGCTGCTTCAGAAGacttgttttggtcaaaatagGAGCTGCTTTGGTCAACATTCCAAAACTCAGAGGCTGGAAAATACATATGAAGTAAGAAGTATTATAAAGATTTGCCGTCTCGCAGTCAAGGGAGTTGTTGACTTACAGAATGCAGCAAAAAAAATGCATGAAAATGATGGTGAGATTCTATCACAAATAATCAATGATGGAGTTGGTCTTCAACTAGATGTTTTAAGGAACTGGTTGAGCATCTTCTTCAGAACCCCAACGTATTTTTTTGGTGTAAGGTATGTCGAGTGATtctgttaattttttattttttatttttttttctgattCTAAACTATGAATAGCACTTCTActttctatttttcattttgtcttGAAAGTGTGTGTATAGTTTGACCCATTTAACTATTAAGGGGTTGACTGGGGTTATGCTGTATTTATAACTAACTGGTCAAATGGGTTCAATACTTAGCTTCAAGTTAACATGTCAGAatgacccaaaagtgtagttatAATGCTTAAAAACCTACCATATCATCTTATCCAAAGATTTAGattattaatgaaataatatagcttttaatcatatttgatgTGTTAAGTATATGTAAAAAGACAATTTTGGACAAACAGTGCTTTAGATTAACCCATCCCTGCCTGAATTACACATGTTTCCCGACCCGCTTgacccatccattttgccaACTCTAAAATTTGTTCTTGTTGAGGCTCCCAGTCCAGTTACCACTAGACCTACTAGTTTAGGGTTTCTTCCTTCAGCTTCTAGTTTTAACCCTAAAACGGTTGTACTAATCAAGTTTACATACAATTTACAGGCCTTCTGTCTCCTGTCAGCTGTTTGCCATGAACAGAGACTCTGGATTTGGTAAAAGGATCA includes the following:
- the LOC122591365 gene encoding uncharacterized protein LOC122591365, which produces MERTAAASAMDWSIHLDKSLRRSNNNPAKRMEAIKVVGTRLEWWNKEPELSMAEFDMFGLVPGEDKLFANAILLRLAETFMSGDKHTKLSVVKIFLSELKHRKSGTSNRKNKGILSKYKVENHLELLRRIKLCFNSGDEDVKALSLVLFGCWSEFCKDNAEIRYLILSSVVSCHVLEVKASLFAAGCFCEYSDDFARVLLEMLVNMISSSDMPIAGRLAGARAFPKLGCSSALSCRAYEEGRKLILDSVEDEIVTTMLISLSIIASRSALLILRQVDLLLPFLSQDKSLSQQATSLRCLHIVLSRSRFRFSPPTELIIAMFNILNVELSPVMQHDAVHILYEILMSKMLSFNCSEINECFTKILAVAETLMRSPSIPNRLFAMHFLADISVKFTRRIDMPYDGDDNSLASQAILFLLEHLTLLTNSVLNLNQPNIELEQEIWSLFKFTSLLLNQCPNLGEYTLNKLYLYIKCLLNNDNRTIASKLVVRVAKVAALCLKSMVKGGILSGQIQNVARLLIKDVCECSDFDYYVHIIYHLLLHPLPSCHYTLQETEEWNSDNGYLIKNEILALEKAKKLVEAKDYWSAYKAGKYAVFQGAWFTAAFIFGELITMVQSDSLHQWLTSLTLYAYSEMQIVYCCLPKQRSILLSWLGNNRSALQIIGVLGDIGITTNDEIEKLDGVCKILRVSKEMLLANSVTPFAQHHFQIQFLSLRANVMEIVVHVFKLLGTITFSNRDNRHLHYGVELVKPLTQLSTRLMKLAREYDLVATSCIGMDPTITMIISAHALNCSVLAFITGFSLFFANLDSENLSSQKVQSNFHNMLIHDLVARLWLTDEESSKELVLLQKTCFGQNRSCFGQHSKTQRLENTYEVRSIIKICRLAVKGVVDLQNAAKKMHENDGEILSQIINDGVGLQLDVLRNWLSIFFRTPTYFFGVRPSVSCQLFAMNRDSGFGKRITVLPGYYLHLDLCLQLNNVLPESLARLNKLYCILQCKTPHQLTAQNRESKSQTQTVFHDWVDDNVLELNAKLVKHVNNYDKDDTFDSQVAETIVCFTPNLKGQGFSTCMLNVSMFPLGSYEIKWCAGCLDIDGYYWSLNSLYSGPIFTIQKEC